TTGTTGAGCTAAAATTTCTACCTGCTCTGGGTTTAATGTTTTTAATCCAAAAGCACAAGTTACACCATCATAAAAATCAGAAGGCAGATCATTATGTAATACATTTTGCAATGTTACTTCAACTTGTGCATTAAATTTCTTTTTATTTTTATTTTGAGCATAAGTCAACATACCTTCCGAAAAATCTAAAGCCGTAAGTTTAGCCATAGGAAACATTTGATGAATAGCGCCCCACGTTTCTCCCATTCCTGTCATTAAATCAATAATCTGAACTGGAGCAGTTGATGACATTTTCATCGGGCGTAAAAACTGCTTTCTCCAACGAAGAGAAAAACCAAAAGAGGATAAATAATTTACTCTTTCATATGAACTACTCATTCGATTAAAGAGACCTTTAATATAGGCTTCACTGTAAATACTTTCTTTCATTTTATACTTGTCAAAAAAAACAGTGCTAAATAACAACAATAAAAAGATTTTCTCATTAAATTCTATTGTAAACTGATAAACAGTGAGTAAACGAATAACATTTTATATTAAACTAAAAAAAAATAGTATCTTTGTCTTGAAATGTATCACCTCTTTTAACTATTAATTCAAGTTAATGAAGAAATATTTATCCATAGTATTACTCTCGTTATCCGTACTTGTTACAGCGAATCCAATCATCAGTTGGAATTGCAACGACATGAGTACGGCTATGGCTGGTTGTATGGAGATGGAGGAGGATGTGATGCCTTGTTGTGCTACGGATGGCATGGATAGTCATAGTAATATGGCTGATATGATTTGCTGTTCGCCTATGGCGCGTATTCATACCGTTCAGGCTGACTTGCAAATTGAACAAACGGCAGCAACACCTAAAAACAAAGAAAAAAGAGCTGTAATTCAAGTAAAATGGTTTAATTCCAACTACTTGACCGATTTACAATCGGTTGATCTTACCGCTTCTTATACTACTCCTATTGCTGGTGATGGATTTAAATTTACTTCCGTCGACCGGCTTTCCTACATTTGTCTTTATCGTATATGATACCGCTACATCTTAGTTAGCCACCATACTCTATGAGGGTTCTTCCTCTTTTGAGCTAACTCAGATGATTTTCCATTATTTTTTCGAAACCCAATTTCTGTTTAGTTTACACTAAAAACAGACCGCACAACTGATTTATTTTCAATCATTTGTACGTGCTTTTTTTATATCTTTAACTAAAAAGATTGCTCAATTCGTATGAAAGATACTAATTCATGCGAAGCCCTTGGTGTTTCCTCTAGCGTATTATTAACACTTTAAAGAAATCTATATGCTTAATAAAATCATTAAGTATTTCCTACATAATCGATTAATTACGATGTTAATCTTAATTATCGTTATCGTATGGGGATTAATCACAGCCCCATTTAATTGGCATCAAAACCTATTGCCAAGTGATCCCGTTCCTGTAGATGCTATTCCTGATATTGGTGAAAACCAGCAGATT
The window above is part of the Myroides odoratus DSM 2801 genome. Proteins encoded here:
- a CDS encoding class I SAM-dependent methyltransferase, which produces MKESIYSEAYIKGLFNRMSSSYERVNYLSSFGFSLRWRKQFLRPMKMSSTAPVQIIDLMTGMGETWGAIHQMFPMAKLTALDFSEGMLTYAQNKNKKKFNAQVEVTLQNVLHNDLPSDFYDGVTCAFGLKTLNPEQVEILAQQVKRILKPGGQFSFIEVSEPTNYVLKLLYSFYLSTIIPLLGKMLFGGVREYKMLWEYTHRFKNAKEVETIFQSTGLTTTYQTYFFGCATGVYGKK